Proteins encoded in a region of the Streptomyces sp. PCS3-D2 genome:
- a CDS encoding M48 family metallopeptidase — MTETGFEKVPARDRRRFPGISSRAYEHPADRSALVALRRLTGFDTVFKTLSGLLPERSLRLLFLSDSVRVGETQFPHLYAMLRDACSILDLEKVPQMYVQQDPRPNAMCIGLDEPIIVVTTSLVELLDEEEMRAVVGHEVGHALSGHSVYRTILLFLTSLAVKVAWIPLGNVAIMTIVTALREWFRKSELSADRAGLLVGQDVMASMRGLMKLAGGNHLHEMNVDAFLEQADEYEKGGDLRDSVLKILNMLPRTHPFTTVRAAELKKWSESRDYQRIVDGHYPRREEDKDTSVTDSFRESAAHYADSVRSSKDPLFKLVGDIAGGAADMGGRLRDKFTGAGGGSGPDTGSDGKGGAGATERG, encoded by the coding sequence ATGACGGAGACGGGATTCGAGAAGGTGCCGGCGCGGGACCGCAGGAGGTTCCCCGGCATCTCCTCGCGTGCCTACGAGCATCCGGCGGACCGGTCGGCCCTGGTGGCGCTGCGCAGGCTGACCGGCTTCGACACGGTCTTCAAGACCCTGAGCGGGCTGCTCCCGGAGCGGAGCCTGCGGCTGCTGTTCCTGTCGGACTCCGTGCGGGTGGGCGAGACCCAGTTCCCCCACCTGTACGCGATGCTCCGCGACGCCTGCTCCATCCTGGACCTGGAGAAGGTCCCGCAGATGTACGTGCAGCAGGACCCGCGCCCCAATGCCATGTGCATCGGGCTGGACGAGCCGATCATCGTGGTGACCACGAGCCTCGTCGAGCTGCTCGACGAGGAGGAGATGCGGGCGGTGGTCGGCCACGAGGTGGGCCACGCGCTGTCGGGACACTCCGTGTACCGCACGATCCTGCTGTTCCTGACGAGCCTGGCGGTGAAGGTCGCGTGGATTCCGCTGGGCAATGTGGCGATCATGACGATCGTGACCGCGCTGCGGGAATGGTTCCGCAAGTCGGAGCTGTCAGCCGACCGGGCGGGCCTGCTGGTGGGGCAGGACGTGATGGCCTCGATGCGCGGGCTGATGAAGCTGGCGGGCGGCAACCACCTGCACGAGATGAACGTGGACGCCTTCCTGGAGCAGGCCGACGAGTACGAGAAGGGCGGCGACCTGCGGGATTCCGTGCTCAAGATCCTCAACATGCTGCCGCGCACGCACCCCTTCACCACGGTCCGGGCGGCCGAGCTGAAGAAGTGGTCGGAGAGCCGGGACTACCAGCGGATCGTGGACGGCCACTACCCGCGCCGCGAGGAGGACAAGGACACCTCGGTCACCGACTCCTTCCGGGAGTCGGCCGCGCACTACGCCGACTCGGTGCGCAGCAGCAAGGACCCGCTGTTCAAGCTGGTGGGCGACATCGCGGGCGGTGCGGCCGACATGGGCGGCAGGCTGCGTGACAAGTTCACCGGCGCCGGGGGCGGTTCCGGTCCGGACACCGGCTCGGACGGCAAGGGAGGGGCAGGAGCTACGGAGCGGGGCTGA
- the nadD gene encoding nicotinate-nucleotide adenylyltransferase, with translation MGEQETPTGPVKRRLGVMGGTFDPIHHGHLVAASEVAALFHLDEVVFVPTGEPWQKSQRAVSPAEDRYLMTVIATASNPQFSVSRIDIDRGGPTYTIDTLRDLKALNDDADLFFITGADALAQILTWRNADELFSLAHFIGVTRPGHVLTDDGLPEGGVSLVEVPALAISSTDCRARVAQGDPVWYLVPDGVVRYIDKRELYRGA, from the coding sequence ATGGGAGAGCAGGAGACGCCTACCGGTCCGGTCAAGCGCCGGCTCGGCGTGATGGGCGGGACATTCGACCCGATCCACCACGGACACCTGGTGGCCGCCAGCGAGGTGGCCGCCCTTTTCCACCTCGACGAGGTGGTGTTCGTGCCGACGGGCGAGCCCTGGCAGAAGTCCCAGCGGGCCGTCTCGCCCGCCGAGGACCGCTACCTGATGACGGTCATCGCCACGGCCTCGAACCCGCAGTTCTCGGTGAGCCGCATCGACATCGACCGCGGCGGGCCGACCTACACGATCGACACCCTCCGGGACCTGAAGGCGCTGAACGACGACGCCGACCTGTTCTTCATCACCGGTGCCGACGCCCTCGCCCAGATCCTGACCTGGCGCAATGCCGACGAGCTCTTCTCGCTCGCCCACTTCATCGGAGTCACCCGGCCGGGCCACGTGCTCACCGACGACGGGCTCCCCGAGGGCGGCGTCTCCCTGGTCGAGGTGCCCGCACTGGCGATCTCGTCCACGGACTGCCGCGCGCGCGTCGCCCAGGGCGATCCCGTCTGGTACCTGGTGCCGGACGGCGTGGTGCGCTACATCGACAAGCGTGAGCTGTACCGGGGAGCCTGA
- a CDS encoding LCP family protein has protein sequence MNDRQDPYDPYAAHEQQLIGYDAYGRPVYGQAPAQPAHQYEQQGYGYDYQGYDQPQQYYQQQPAAQEYGQQEYPQAPSYGYDAQHGGRPPQQAQHQQWIPQQQAPEPPAAEQPSAPAERASGQVPEPRRSEDGSEAGRDYRTEMFAFIDQPDEDSEDVIDWLKFTESRTERREEARRRGRNRVVALIVALAVFVVAGLGYLWYAGKLPFLDGPGGKKTAATADAAAQKRDMIVVHLHNTKKGGTSSALLVDNVTTGQGATVLLPNALAVTGQDGTATALGKAVEEGGLGTREALDSVLGTRIGGTWRLDTPFLENLVELVGGIEVDTDTAVPADDAAKTPAVGQGPKQSLSGPMAVAYATYRAQGEPEAKQLERTGKVLHGVLRKFPGDPKAGAVTVESIGQILDPALNAQTLGALLSKLGAHAKVGAYRTDVVAVKADGTLTDEANKKVVKEVLGGSADSARPGAVPRVGLKDASGDEKAQVAAKAALLNGGYTFVDGGKADKTAAASQITYQDDAQRDRAIEVAKTLGLPETVVKKAENAVNAEVVVILGKDYKQS, from the coding sequence GTGAACGACCGACAGGATCCGTACGACCCGTACGCCGCCCACGAGCAGCAGCTCATCGGCTACGACGCGTACGGGCGGCCGGTGTACGGCCAGGCGCCCGCGCAGCCCGCCCACCAGTACGAGCAGCAGGGCTACGGCTACGACTACCAGGGCTACGACCAGCCCCAGCAGTACTACCAGCAGCAGCCGGCGGCCCAGGAGTACGGGCAGCAGGAGTACCCCCAGGCGCCCTCCTACGGCTACGACGCGCAGCACGGCGGCCGGCCCCCGCAGCAGGCCCAGCACCAGCAGTGGATCCCGCAGCAGCAGGCTCCCGAGCCTCCGGCGGCCGAGCAGCCCTCGGCCCCGGCGGAGCGGGCGTCCGGCCAGGTCCCCGAGCCGCGCCGGTCCGAGGACGGCTCCGAGGCGGGCCGGGACTACCGCACCGAGATGTTCGCGTTCATCGACCAGCCGGACGAGGACTCCGAGGACGTCATCGACTGGCTCAAGTTCACCGAGAGCCGCACCGAGCGCCGCGAGGAGGCACGCCGCCGCGGGCGCAACCGGGTGGTCGCGCTGATCGTGGCCCTCGCCGTATTCGTCGTCGCGGGCCTGGGCTACCTCTGGTACGCGGGCAAGCTGCCGTTCCTCGACGGCCCCGGCGGGAAGAAGACCGCCGCCACCGCGGACGCCGCGGCGCAGAAGCGCGACATGATCGTCGTGCACCTGCACAACACCAAGAAGGGCGGTACCTCCTCGGCACTGCTCGTCGACAACGTCACCACCGGGCAGGGCGCCACCGTCCTGTTGCCGAACGCCCTCGCCGTCACCGGCCAGGACGGCACCGCCACGGCCCTGGGCAAGGCGGTCGAGGAGGGCGGCCTCGGCACCCGCGAGGCCCTCGACTCCGTGCTCGGCACCCGGATCGGCGGTACCTGGCGCCTGGACACCCCCTTCCTGGAGAACCTGGTCGAGCTGGTCGGCGGCATCGAGGTCGACACCGACACCGCGGTCCCGGCCGACGACGCGGCGAAGACCCCAGCCGTGGGGCAGGGCCCGAAGCAGAGCCTGAGCGGCCCGATGGCCGTCGCGTACGCCACGTACCGGGCGCAGGGCGAACCGGAGGCCAAGCAGCTGGAACGCACGGGCAAGGTGCTCCACGGCGTCCTGCGCAAGTTCCCGGGCGACCCGAAGGCCGGGGCCGTCACAGTCGAGAGCATCGGCCAGATCCTCGATCCCGCGCTGAACGCCCAGACCCTCGGGGCCCTGCTGTCCAAGCTCGGCGCGCACGCCAAGGTGGGCGCGTACCGCACCGACGTCGTCGCGGTGAAGGCGGACGGGACGCTCACGGACGAGGCCAACAAGAAGGTGGTCAAGGAGGTGCTCGGCGGCTCCGCGGACTCGGCCCGGCCCGGCGCCGTCCCGCGCGTCGGACTCAAGGACGCCAGCGGCGACGAGAAGGCGCAGGTCGCGGCGAAGGCGGCGCTGCTGAACGGCGGCTACACCTTCGTGGACGGCGGCAAGGCCGACAAGACCGCGGCCGCCTCGCAGATCACCTACCAGGACGACGCCCAGCGCGACCGCGCGATCGAGGTCGCCAAGACCCTGGGCCTGCCCGAGACGGTCGTGAAGAAGGCCGAGAACGCGGTGAACGCCGAGGTCGTGGTGATCCTCGGGAAGGACTACAAGCAGTCCTGA
- the rsfS gene encoding ribosome silencing factor — MTATDRSIELITTAAQAAADRLAHDIIAYDVSDVLSITDAFLLASAPNDRQVKSIVDEIEERLQKELGAKPVRREGDRDARWILLDYVDIVVHVQHSEERVFYALERLWKDCPEIELPEDAKLTIGKAEEHAKLREAQGDEDLDGDLF, encoded by the coding sequence GTGACCGCCACGGACCGCTCCATCGAGCTCATCACCACCGCTGCCCAGGCCGCGGCCGACCGGCTCGCACACGACATCATCGCGTACGACGTCAGCGACGTGCTGTCGATCACCGACGCCTTCCTGCTCGCCTCGGCGCCCAACGACCGCCAGGTCAAGTCGATCGTCGACGAGATCGAGGAGCGCCTGCAGAAGGAGCTCGGCGCCAAGCCGGTGCGCCGTGAGGGCGACCGCGACGCCCGCTGGATCCTGCTCGACTACGTCGACATCGTCGTCCACGTCCAGCACAGCGAGGAGCGGGTCTTCTACGCGCTGGAGCGCCTGTGGAAGGACTGCCCCGAGATCGAGCTCCCCGAGGACGCCAAGCTCACCATCGGCAAGGCCGAGGAGCACGCCAAGCTGCGCGAGGCGCAGGGCGACGAGGACCTGGACGGTGATCTGTTCTGA
- a CDS encoding histidine phosphatase family protein, whose protein sequence is MSATTSGRAGRKIVLWRHGQTAWNLERRFQGSTDIELTETGLAQARRSARLLASLRPDAIVASDLKRAAATAAELSAVTGLPVTHAEALRETYAGEWQGLTHEEIVEKYGEQYAAWKRGEPVRRGGGELETEVADRAAPVVLEHTGRLPANGTLVVVSHGGTIRTTIGRLLGLEAHSWESLGGLSNCCWSVLGEGARGWRLLEHNAGTLPEPVLGDDD, encoded by the coding sequence CTGAGCGCGACCACCTCGGGCCGGGCCGGCAGGAAGATCGTTCTCTGGAGGCACGGCCAGACCGCGTGGAACCTGGAACGGCGCTTCCAGGGATCGACGGACATCGAGCTGACCGAGACGGGCCTGGCACAGGCGCGCCGGTCCGCGCGACTGCTCGCCTCGCTGCGGCCGGACGCCATCGTCGCGTCCGATCTGAAGCGGGCCGCGGCCACCGCGGCCGAGCTGTCCGCCGTCACGGGCCTGCCCGTGACGCACGCGGAGGCGCTGCGCGAGACGTACGCGGGCGAGTGGCAGGGCCTGACGCACGAGGAGATCGTCGAGAAGTACGGCGAGCAGTACGCGGCGTGGAAGCGCGGCGAGCCGGTCCGCCGGGGCGGCGGTGAGCTGGAGACCGAGGTCGCCGACCGCGCCGCGCCCGTGGTGCTGGAGCACACCGGCCGACTGCCGGCGAACGGCACCCTCGTCGTGGTCAGCCACGGCGGCACCATCCGCACCACCATCGGGCGTCTGCTGGGCCTGGAGGCGCACTCCTGGGAGAGCCTGGGCGGACTCTCCAACTGCTGCTGGTCCGTGCTCGGCGAGGGCGCGCGCGGCTGGCGCCTGCTGGAGCACAACGCCGGCACGCTGCCCGAACCGGTGCTCGGCGACGACGACTGA